Genomic segment of Aquarana catesbeiana isolate 2022-GZ linkage group LG09, ASM4218655v1, whole genome shotgun sequence:
AGTGTTGGGGACGATCTGGGTTGGGGACAGTCAGGGTTGGGGATAATCTGGGTTGGTGTCTGTCTGGGTTGGGGACTTCGTTTTGTTGTCGGGCAGGGGTTTGGACAATCAGTGTTGGTGTCAGTCAATGTTGGGGATAATCTGGGTTGGTGTCGGTCCGGGTTGGGGACAGTCAGGGATGGGTTGGTGTCTGTCAGGGTTGAGGATGATTTGGGTTGGAAACAGTCCGTGTTGGTGTTCGTTGGGGTTGGAAACGTTTGGAGTTGGTTCGAGTCAGGGTTGGAGGCATCCTGGGTTGGGGGTCAGTTGGGGTTGGAAGCATCAGGAACAGTGTCAGTAGGGATTGGTCTGGATTGATGTTAGTTTGGGTAGAGGTCGGTGTTGATTGGTCTGGGTTGGGGACTGGCTGGCTTTGGGTCGGTCTTTGGACCAGTTGGTCTGGTTTGGAGTCTGTCTGGATTGGGGAAGGTCTGGCTTTGGGTTGGTCTGGGTTCCAGTTGGTCAGGTTTGTTGACGTTCTGGGTTAGGGTTGGTCTTGGTTCCCTTTACTTGGGGTTAGGGTTGGTATGGGTTCCAGTTTTTCTGGGTTAAGTTTGTTCGGATTGAGTTGGTCAGGATTGGGTTTTGGTTAGGGTTGATTTGAGGATGGTCTAGGTTAGGGACGATCCGGGTTAGGGTTGTTCTGGGTTAAGTCAGTTGGGGTTGGAGTTAGTAAGGATTGGGGTCGATTTAGGGTTGGGAACAGTCTGGGTTAGGGACGTTCTGGATTCCAGTCATCCAGGGTTGGACTTGGTCAGCAttggggttggggttagagttCCAATAAGTTGGGGTTTGTGTTGGTCATGGTTGGGGCCAATCAGGATTGAGGTTagtctgggctgggctgggctgggcttggCCTAAGGTGAGGTCAGATGCGGTTGGTGTTGGTTGGCGTTAGGGCTGGTCTGGGTTCCAGTCAGTCTGGGCTGGGATCAGTTGGATTGGTCTGAATTGGGGTCTAGATCAGTTGGTGTAAGGGTCAGGCTGAGTGTATAGGTGGGTGGTCTGGGTTGGGGTTGGAGTCATCGTGGGTTGGGGTCTGTTTTGGTTGGTGTTGGTCTTGATTGGGGTTGAGGCTACTCAAGGGTTGAGGTCAGTAAGGCTTGAGATTGGTCAGGGTTAGGGTTGGTCTAGGTTCAGGTGGTTGGAGTTGATTGGGGTTGGTCAGGTTTGATGTTTGGGTCAGGCAGGGTTGATGTTTGGGTCGGACACGGTTGAGTTCATTTGTGGTTGATCCAGGATAAGGTCGGTTGGGGATGACCTGGGTTGATATGTGAGTAGCAGGCCTTCATTCTAGGTGGGCGTAGACATATCCTGTTAGTAGTAGACCATGTCACttgtgcaagttttttttttccaagttaaaCCCCGTGTAGGCATTCCCTTAAGTCTCAACCCTTCTATTCAAGATGGGAGTAGTCATACCCTGTGAGTTCCCAACCCTTTTGTTCATGATGGGAGTAGTCATACCCTGTGAGTCCCAACCCTTGTATTCATGATGGGAGTAGTTATACCCTGTGAGTCTTAATCCTTTTATTCATGATGGGAGTAGTCCTACCCTGTGAGTCCCAACCTATTTATTTATGATGGGAGTAGTCACACCCTGTGagtcccctccctttttttcctgaTGGGAGTAGTCATACCTTGTGAGTCCCTACCCTTTTATTCCTGATGGGAGTAGTCATACCTTGTCAGTCTCAATCCTTTTATACATGATGGGAGTAGTCATACCCTGTGAGTCTCAATCCTTTTATTCATGATGGGAGTAGTCCTACCCTGTGAGTCTCAATTCTTTTATTCATGATGGGAGTAGTCATACCCTGTGAGTAGTAACCATTTTATTCACGATGGGACGATGGGAGTAGTCATACCCTGTGTGTAGTAACCATTTTATTTATGATGGTATCTTCCGCAAGGCGTATTTGCAGAGTGAtgcggatgatgatgatgatgatggtagtTCTATGATGACAATGAAGTGGAAATGACATCACACACACACGGTTACCAGATAACTGATTTATTAGATGAATTGCACCCCGTATCATGGGGCAACAGTGCACAATAATAAGGATCTCAAGGTACGTGTCACCTTATCTGTCTTGGCCCTGTGCTCAGTCTGGTGGCTTTCCAGATTTCCAGTGTTTGAACTTCCCTGAATTCCAGAACTTCTGTGAACTCTATGGAGACTAGAGAAGTGTCGATATGCAAAAGAAGAGGAGGATGGCATTTTGTAATAAAGGTGATGCTATCTTCTCAGTTACCCCAGGTCTTCCTACAAACATCCCGTCTTCCAATGGCGGTCAGGCTAGATATGTCACCCCAGGTCTTCCTACAAACCTCCCGTCTCCCAATGGCGGTCAGAGTAAATCTGTCACCCCAGGACTTCCTACAAACATCCTGTCTACTAATGACGGTTAGGCTAGATATTTCACCCCGTATTAGTAAGAATGATGACCTGTATGTTCTCCCTATGCACTGGAAGCACCTTTCCTGCTCCTGTCTCTGCAATATCTTCATAAAAAGAAAGTTCCCAAATCACAATAATGTCTTCATCTGAAGGTGAAGGAGCCCCAGATAGGAGCGCTTAAAATATAAGCAACCTTATATACAGAGCAGTTGAGTTCTAGTACACAAAATCTGTATGTGGAGACTTCAGGACCAGACATGgttgtaataataataaatggtcTCCAGGGATAGAGATCAGAGGGCTTAGTACATACAGTATCTTCTCAGGTATACTCGCCTCTATAGCCCAGGCGCATTTTGGCACAGGATATATACATAGTGCACCCTGGAGCTGGAAAGAGCGGCAAGAATCCCTCTCTATGGTCCTTCACTGCCATACACATATACAGCTTGTCATTAGGAGTACTGTCTATCATCTTAAATATTCACTATTAAGTCAATTTTACAGATTTTAGCTAAATTTCAACCAATGTTAAAACATCTTTATAGCCTTAGCAAACACCTACATCTGCTTAAAAATATACAAGTTtggctttttttaatttaatcatcAAAGCAGCCCTAGAGATCATTCTGTCTAAGAGGGGTTGGTTACGTGTTGTATCCTTTCACCCCAGAAGTCACTAACAAGAAATTTGGCACAAGTTTGGGACAGAAAAGGGAGGGTTTGGCACGCTTCTTCAAGTCTGAAGGCTATTGGTTTATGAGATGATGACAGATTTAGGACATtctggggttgatttcctaaaactggagagtgcaacatctggtgcagctctgcatagtagccaatcagcttccaggttttatcatcAAAGCTTAGCTGAAGAAgcagaagttggaagctgattggctactttgcagagctgcaccagatttttcactccagttttaggaaatcaaccccacatctcaccacctGATAGTGAGGAGGGGGGCCCTTGTGCTACCCATCGAGTCACAAGAACTGCTGGTGTAACCCTGCTGTGGAGGAGTCTTGGTATATCCATTGTAGACAGTCTGTTTTCCCAAAAAACACCGTGTCGTATTTCATTTTAGTGTCACCCTACTGTTATGGAGAAGGGCGTTTTACTGGGTGAATGCTTTACAGTGCAAAATTTGCCTTTATTGCTATTTTATTAATAATTAACATTTTCACATTTGTAGGGTTAACACATTTCCTTGTGATTGGGACTAGGTAGCCTTCAAACAGCCAAAGCCAGGCTGACCCTACTGCCCTGAAGGTTTCAGCTGTGTTCCAACAGACATGTCGTGTCCACGACCCTTTGCATTTCCCAGTTCTACCATCCATTCCCCCACACGTACCAACCTCTCCCACCAAATGTCTTCAGTTAGCCAACCTTTTGTGGGTTGGTTGACCGCACACTTTGCTCGTAAGCCACCCTCTGCCCAATCAAGTATTGCGCTGCTTGTGTGGCCCCCGGTGGTCCTGTAATGATCACTTTCCTGCTTCTTGTTCCAGGGACAAATTCACCCTTCTTGGAAATCTGTATACGAGCTCCTGTCAGCTCTTGGTATTCAATCAATGTCTTTCCACCTTTGCCCAGTATTGCACCTACCAGGGTTTCTGGTACAGCCATCTCCAGAGTCTCCTTACCAGCAATGCTTTCCGCAGCTAGCTTCTCCATTAGGATTCCTCCACCCCCCAAGCCCAATGCAGAACCAGCTTCACCTGTGTAAGATGCTAAAAGATTGACAGCTGCTGGATGGACACCGCCAACTAATGGATTAAATCCTAAACCTGTGCTGTAACCATAGCTGGCTAAAGTATTCAGAGCCGTAGAGATGGCCAGAAGATCTCCACCAGATATTGCAGCTGAAGCAGCTGGTGTAGCTGGGTATGGGGCAATGGTTGCCTCAGCTGTCCCTCCAGCATATGGGGATCCTGTAGGGTTGGAGTTGGCCACAGGACCTTGGGTGTTGGTGTAGCTGATGTTGAGATAGGAAGTGCCCTGAGGCGGGTCCTCTTTTGCTTTGTGTATGATGCTTCTTACTGCATGCTGAACCTGAGTAGCTTCCCCACTCACTGTCACCACCCGTTCCTGGAGATTTGgacctgctggcttctgggagagcTGGACCCACGCTCCAGATTCCTCCATGATACTACGGACAGTTGCTCCACCTTTCCCAATGATGAGGCCGGCTGTTGTGTTGGGAACAATAAGTTTAGCCTGAAAATTGAGTTGGGAGGAGAGAAAATGAATGAAGATGTGGTGAATGTAAAATGATAAAACAGTGTGGTAAGGAATTGGTATTAGATATATTCTGGTGTGCAAATTAGTACCGGGTACAGTGTGGTGAGGGATTaatatgaggtacggtgtggtgttggattagtattgGGTACGGTGTGGTTTTGGATTAGTAttgggtacggtgtggtgttggattagtatcgggtacggtgtggtgttggattagtatcgggtacggtgtggtgatggattagtatcgggtacggtgtggtgAGGGATTAGTATTGGGTACGGTGTGGTGAGGGATTAGTTATCGGGTATGggtgtggtgaaggattagtatgaggtacggtgtggtgaggAATTAGTATTGGGTACGGTGTGGTGAGGAATTAGTAttgggtacggtgtggtgttggattagtatcgggtacggtgtggtgagggattagtattgggtacggtgtggtgttggattagtatgaggtacggtgtggtgatggattagtatcgggtacggtgtggtgagggattagtattgggtacggtgtggtgagggattagtatgaggtacggtgtggtgttggattagtatgaggtacggtgtggtgagggattagtattgggtacggtgtggtgttggattagtatcgggtacggtgtggtgagggattagtattgggtacggtgtggtgagggattagtattgggtacggtgtggtgttggattagtatgaggtacggtgtggtgagggattaatatgaggtacggtgtggtgagggattagtatgaggtacggtgtggtgagggattaatatgaggtacggtgtggtgttggattagtatgaggtacggtgtggtgttggattagtattgGGTACGGTGTAGTGATGGATTAGTAttgggtacggtgtggtgttggattagtatgaggtacggtgtggtgttggattagtatgaggtacggtgtggtgatgGATTAGTAttgggtacggtgtggtgttggattagtatgaggtacggtgtggtgttggattagtattgGGTACGGTGTGGTGATGGATTAGTAttgggtacggtgtggtgttggattagtatgaggtacggtgtggtgatgGATTAGTAttgggtacggtgtggtgttggattagtatgaggtacggtgtggtgttggattagtatgaggtatggtgtggtgttggattagtatgaggtacggtgtggtgttggattagtatgaggtacggtgtggtgatgGATTAGTAttgggtacggtgtggtgttggattagtatgaggtacggtgtggtgatgGATTAGTAttgggtacggtgtggtgttggattagtatgaggtacggtgtggtgatggattagtatgaggtacggtgtggtgttggattagtatgaggtacggtgtggtgttggattagtatgaggtacggtgtggtgatgGATTAGTAttgggtacggtgtggtgttggattagtatgaggtacggtgtggtgatgGATTAGTATTGGGTACGGTGTGGTGATGGATTAGTAttgggtacggtgtggtgttggattagtatgaggtacggtgtggtgatgGATTAGTAttgggtacggtgtggtgttggattagtatgaggtacggtgtggtgatgGATTAGTAttgggtacggtgtggtgttggattagtatgaggtacggtgtggtgatgGATTAGTATTGGGTACGGTGTGGTTttggattagtatgaggtacggtgtggtgttggattagtatcgggtacggtgtggtgttggattagtatgaggtacggtgtggttttggattagtatcgggtacggtgtggtgAGGGATTAATATGAGGTACGGTTGGGTGcgattagtatgaggtacggtgtggtgttggattagtatgaggtacggtgtggtgagggattagtatcgggtacggtgtggtgttggataaGTATCGTGTACGGTGTGGTGAgggattagtatgaggtacggtgtggtgatgGATTAGTATTGGGTACGGTGTGGTGAGggattagtatcgggtacggtgtggtgttggattagtatcgtgtacggtgtggtgagggattagtatgaggtacggtgtggtgagggattagtatgaggtacggtgtggtgttagattagtatcgggtacggtgtggtgttggattagtattgGGTACGGTGTGGTGATGGATTAGTATTGGGTACGGTGTGGTGATGGATTAGTATTGGGTACGGTGTGGTGAtggattagtatcgggtacggtgtggtgAGGGATTAGTATCGGGTAGGGTGTGGTGAGGGATTattatgaggtacggtgtggtgagggattagtatgaggtacggtgtggtgttagattagtatcgggtacggtgtggtgttggattagtatcgggtacggtgtggtgagggattattatgaggtacggtgtggtgagggattagtatgaggtacggtgtggtgttagattagtatcgggtacggtgtggtgttgga
This window contains:
- the LOC141107357 gene encoding RNA-binding protein Nova-2-like translates to MAGGSVQQNASYPPSQHQQQSPPMETEGSDSRKRPLETPTEASSTKRSNTADDAELFLKVLIPSYAAGSIIGKGGQTIVQLQRETGATVKLSKSKDFYPGTTERVCLVQGTLEALLAAHNFIAEKVRELPQGAMKNELGLLPSQSSVTSERAKQAKLIVPNTTAGLIIGKGGATVRSIMEESGAWVQLSQKPAGPNLQERVVTVSGEATQVQHAVRSIIHKAKEDPPQGTSYLNISYTNTQGPVANSNPTGSPYAGGTAEATIAPYPATPAASAAISGGDLLAISTALNTLASYGYSTGLGFNPLVGGVHPAAVNLLASYTGEAGSALGLGGGGILMEKLAAESIAGKETLEMAVPETLVGAILGKGGKTLIEYQELTGARIQISKKGEFVPGTRSRKVIITGPPGATQAAQYLIGQRVAYEQSVRSTNPQKVG